A genomic stretch from Methanorbis rubei includes:
- the rfbC gene encoding dTDP-4-dehydrorhamnose 3,5-epimerase has product MGKLKIITTPLEGLYVVETEPFMDHRGIWARIFCENELREILQNRHIVNINLSKTSEQGTVRGMHYQLPPMAEMKLIRCTGGRIFDVAVDLRKNSPTYLHWHGEELSGESMKMFVIPEGFAHGFQALTDNIEMIYLHTEFYSQELERGVRYNDPAIGIQWPLKPTNLSERDQKHPMISNEDAEITITGNKNDTIHK; this is encoded by the coding sequence ATGGGAAAACTGAAGATCATTACAACACCACTGGAAGGGCTGTATGTTGTAGAGACAGAGCCGTTTATGGATCATCGCGGAATATGGGCAAGAATTTTTTGTGAAAACGAGCTAAGAGAGATTTTGCAGAATCGCCACATTGTTAACATCAATCTCTCAAAAACATCTGAACAAGGGACGGTGCGAGGTATGCATTATCAACTCCCACCTATGGCGGAGATGAAACTTATCAGATGTACTGGTGGAAGAATATTTGATGTTGCGGTGGATTTACGAAAAAATTCGCCGACATATCTACATTGGCATGGTGAAGAATTATCAGGAGAGAGTATGAAAATGTTCGTAATACCAGAAGGATTCGCCCATGGATTTCAGGCACTTACAGATAATATAGAAATGATTTATCTTCATACAGAGTTTTATTCACAAGAATTGGAACGAGGTGTCCGATATAATGATCCAGCAATTGGAATTCAGTGGCCATTGAAACCCACCAATTTGTCAGAAAGAGACCAAAAGCACCCGATGATATCCAACGAAGATGCCGAAATTACCATTACTGGAAACAAAAATGACACAATACACAAATGA